AATCCAATTAATTATGTAACTGATTCAACAAAGATTCATTTAATAAGAtccaacaacagaaacacattAAATTACACTTTGAGACTTTCCTAACACCAAATGCTCCTCCACCAGGTCCAGCATGCCAGCAAACAGATCACTGCCGAGATGCAGTACAAAGGCATCATCGACTGTGTGGTGAGGATTCCCAAGGAGCAAGGCTTCATCAGTTTCTGGCGTGGAAACCTGGCCAATGTGATCCGGTACTTCCCAACTCAGGCTCTCAACTTTGCCTTcaaagacaaatacaaaaagCTGTTCCTTGGCGGTGTTGACAAACACACCCAGTTCTGGCGCTACTTTGCTGGCAATCTGGCATCGGGTGGTGCCGCCGGTGCAACATCACTCTGCTTCGTTTACCCACTGGATTTTGCTAGGACCCGGCTGGCTGCAGATATTGGCAAAGGCTCTGCTGAAAGAGAGTTTACCGGCCTGGGCAACTGTCTTGCCAAGATCTTTAAGTCAGATGGCATCAAGGGGCTCTACCTTGGCTTCAATGTGTCCGTCCAGGGCATCATTATCTACAGAGCCGCCTACTTTGGGATCTACGACACCGCTAAAGGTAAAAAATACATTGATGTTTGATTGCTTCATCAAGGAATAAATATCTTGGCAAAGGATAAAGCACAAATTTGTTGAATGTGAAATTTCAGGCATGCTGCCAGACcccaagaacacacacatcatcatcagttGGATGATCGCCCAGACCGTCACTGCCGTGGCTGGTATTATCTCGTATCCCTTTGATACTGTCAGACGTCGTATGATGATGCAGTCAGGACGGAAAGGAGGTAAGTTAGTCgtaaaacacactacaataAGATCTGTGATCAAAATATCTCTTGCTCCTCATACTGGACTTTAGATGTTAGATCTTtagtcctgctgcagaaccaaAATGCCAAAATTGTGATCATTCTTGAACAAATTCTTgagttttgtttgctttaaaataCACATCTGGTCCATTTTCCTTCCCCAGCCGACATCATGTACAAGGGCACAGTGGACTGCTGGAAGAAGATCACCAAGGACGAAGGATCTAGGGCTTTCTTCAAGGGTGCCTGGTCGAACGTGCTGAGAGGAATGGGTGGTGCTTTTGTGCTTGTCCTCTATGATGAGATCAAGAAGTACACATAAGTGTTTAAGCCTCCAGGTCCATCTAACCAAAAAGGAGACCCTCAGTGCTGCGAATGTCTTAAACCAGGCTAGATGTGTGCGAGAGTGTACCGAGTGTCTGAGAGTGAGAGGAAGCAGCTGCCTGCTCCTAAAcctgtgtaaatatatttaacccCCTAACCTCATCTCTGATTACAACTGTCCTCTCAGGTCCGATTATTCTCGCCACGCAGagattgttttgctttgtttataatatttgttccatttagaagaaaaaaaaaacccaaaacacaaGCACCACTGGGGCCAGAGGGGCCCCGTTAAAGGAAGATGCATCATGTGCCTGTACATCAGAAAAGTCAACAGTTCTTGtgttcttttaataaaaatttactCAAATACCATTTAATCTTTCGTCTCAGCTTTTCATTTCCTTCTCTTCCTGAATTCTCTTTCTTCATCCCTAAGTTAGGTTTCTCTTCAAATTTCTCTCTACaaacctggatttttttttaagggttgCAGTGGAACTTGAGCTAAATCAGTTACTCCATATGGGCAAAAGTAAAGCATTAATGAGGTAAATCTCAACACAATCAGCACATTACCACCAAGTGAAGAGGGCTGGGATCTGTCCAAACCTGATCAGTTCTTCCACCCCAACCTTGGCGAGCCATGTCTTCGTAAACTTCGATTTGTGCAGTGTGGCATTGTCATGCAGGAACATGTTCGGGGCTCTTAGTTtcaggacggagtgccaacccatcgcagggcacacacactctcattcactcacgcaatcacacactacggacaattttccagagatgccaatcaacctaccatgcatgtctttagaccgggggaggaaaccggagtacccggaggaaacccccaaggcacggggagaacatgcaaactccacacacacaaggtggaggcgggaatcgaacccccaaccctggaggtgtgaggcgaacgtgctaagccaccatgcccccctgatGTCATACCTCTTTAATTAAATTTGAGCTGCTATAAATATTAGAGGATCGGTTATTAATTTCAACAGTTACTACTATAGAACCGTCACTGTGAGTTAAACAATGCTGTCAACAGGGATTACAAAAGAACTTAAGAGTCACAGGTcatgaaaatacaataaaacaggTTGTTGACGGGTCTCTGTCACGGCAAGCATGCGATAATGCGGAGGTTAAATCGGCAGCAGAAGGTCAGGACTGTCAGTATTGCAGTGACAAATCTGTCTATAGTAACAAgtcattattgtgtgtgtgtaaacagtcaTACAATTAaggaaattttacatttttattccaacatacagatttgacaatattaaatatatataattctacTGATCTTTAAACTTGCACATAAGCCTACTGATATTTCAGGCACAAAGAAAGCAAGCATACATCGCATCTAAGCGATCTGTTTATGTTCTCTGACCTTACTAAGTGCAATGTACAGCAAAATAAAGCTCAAACCTCCTCCGCAGATCAAAAAAGATTATAAATGGCTGATGTCGATTGTCCTGTGCACATACTCTGAGAATAGGAAAAGTCATGGATGTGTTTTATCAAGCCAAATCCGCTGAGGATTCCGTTCAGATTGTATGTTCAATAACttagtttataaaataaatccagACACAAACGGTCATATTGGTATAGAGTGTGATGGGTCATATATCGAAAGGGTTATAACAGTTTGTTCTATTAAGATACACAAGTAAACAAATAGCCTTGAtttgaaaatatattaaaaaaaactaataatctCCAAACTGGACAACAAACCGCACAGATTTCACGTCCTCTAGCTAGTCGAGAATGAGTGAGCCTGTGAAATCATGGCATCATGATACGAAGTCTAACTTTCTTTTAAGGGTGACAGGTTTAAGAAATGGGTTTACTTGTAAAGATAAAATCCGTTATTGTGTTCCTTTCTCTACCAAACACTTCTATCAACCCGTACAACTTATTTGTCATTAAAAACGTATAACTAGCTGATCACCAGGCCTTGAAGGTCCGACTTACAACGTTTAAGTGGTCCGTCAGAAACTCGGCTTCTCGCGACCCAGATCTGAGGTGCTGCATTGCGGGAAGCGTTTGAGCGGTTTTGCATGTGATTAGAGACGGGGTTCGGATCAGGACCAGGCCGGCCGTGGACCTGTGGTTCTGGTGGGTTTTGCGGTTTCAGGTCTGGTTCTGTGAGGACTGGGAGAACGGCAGGTTCTGGAGGGTCGTCCTGTGGAGGGTAACGAAGTTGACGAGTATTTAATAATTCACATTGCTTGCTCATTACAGACATAACCGTCAGGTTGGAGgagtaagtatgtgtgtgtgtgtgtgtgtgtgtgtgtgtgtgtgtgtgtgtgtacctgatgcAGGTCTTATGAGCGGTGTAGGTATTCCAAGGTATGCGACTTGGCGCTGGTATTCTGTTAGCTGTTCTATTCGAGTCATTCCTGGAGTCGCTTTTACTGACTCCAAACGCTTTAATAAGGCCTAGGatttgcaaacacacacaaacacacacacacgacttacAGTATAACAAGTTTTCACTAAGGTTACGGTCATAAAAGGATGTACACCTTATATCTTTAATAATATCATACACTGGTGTTATGTGCAGGAAAATAACCCAATTAAACATGCAAATATTAGCATTAGTTATTAGCATAATATTAGGGTTTTTTTGTAATCCTTGCCAAATTccgtggtataagaggaataaaacacttccatAACACCACTGCATCATGGACTAGTTTCATAATAAtcccttttgtttttaatcattgttATGTGTGTGATTACAAATTCTCCACACCTCCGAACACTAACTTGTACGACAGAGTACACCAAGTGCTAAAACAGAGTGAAAGTTTCCTTGTGACTCATTGAAGGTATAAATAACCAGGGCACTGTGATCAAAATGTCAGTGGCTCTCGTGACTCCTAGAGCCTTTGGAAACCCTACAGTAAGCAGAAGCCATGCGAGAAGCACGTCACTGGAAATAGAGCGATGTCTGAACGCCGTGTTTATGGAGTTGTAGCGGAACGGGAAGATCTGGCCATCCTCTAGGGtttaagtgtgtgagagtgtgttcagtcagggaGGTTTACGTAGAATGGAAAACAACATGAGACATAATGAATCAGAAGAAAGAACAtgacagtaagtgtgtgtggaggaaagggaaaaaaatactaCACCCTCAGTTGGATTGTGTTACTCCACTGTGCTAAGAatagagagaaagtgtgaggaaaagagagagcaacagagagagagagagagagagagagagagagagagagagagagagagagagcgagaggaacAATTTGTCCCAACCCTATGAACTATAACAAAGTTCAGAACCCTCATTTAGTAGGagcctgatttaaaaaaatgttaccGAGTTATTAATGTTACAGATTTACTGATTCGGAACAACGTAATCGGCACCAGGAGGGCAGAAAAGTCTGATGCAATACAATGTTATAGTTATATTATTCAGAAACAATCTCACAATAATTTGCAcagtcagtcccagtgaagaagGTGTAGTGAAGACAGAATAACAGCATGACTGCATGGGAACAGTTCTGTATCGTATCATATTCGTATTGGCGTCACATGCTGTATGTATTCTGTATTTCAGACCACTGGTCAGGAGGCTTATAACCAACATACAGAAAAAGAGATCTGTATTCAATAGATCTCCAGTAAAGTTCAGGTGATAActctattatttatattctgttaATCCACAGTAATAATCTTTATTAAATCTGATCAAGTTCAC
The Tachysurus fulvidraco isolate hzauxx_2018 chromosome 7, HZAU_PFXX_2.0, whole genome shotgun sequence DNA segment above includes these coding regions:
- the slc25a4 gene encoding ADP/ATP translocase 1, producing MAEGVISFMKDFLAGGVAAAISKTAVAPIERVKLLLQVQHASKQITAEMQYKGIIDCVVRIPKEQGFISFWRGNLANVIRYFPTQALNFAFKDKYKKLFLGGVDKHTQFWRYFAGNLASGGAAGATSLCFVYPLDFARTRLAADIGKGSAEREFTGLGNCLAKIFKSDGIKGLYLGFNVSVQGIIIYRAAYFGIYDTAKGMLPDPKNTHIIISWMIAQTVTAVAGIISYPFDTVRRRMMMQSGRKGADIMYKGTVDCWKKITKDEGSRAFFKGAWSNVLRGMGGAFVLVLYDEIKKYT